Proteins co-encoded in one Tepidimicrobium xylanilyticum genomic window:
- a CDS encoding M42 family metallopeptidase, producing MDTKELLEKLSNGSSVSGFEHKVNDLIISAFNNHADHITTDKLGNIIMLKKGVNNHDPIKIMISAHMDEIGLMVKYIEDNGFIRFTNIGGIDPRTILGQEVVVHGKEDLFGIIGSKPPHLQEPSEIDRAIKMEDMIIDIGFPKEKVLELVNIGDPITIKREFKTLQGDRVMGKSLDDKAGVAAMYESILELSKLKHEADVYFVATVQEEVGIRGAFTSTYKINPDIGIAIDVGFGSTPELQKGSTIDMGKGPGITIGGNIQPGLRNKIIEIAKKYNIPYQIEVTPGPTGTDGRAMQITREGIPTLCLSIPLRYMHTSVEIIDMEDLKNTAKLLAFFIASITRDNLEGLLCY from the coding sequence TTGGATACGAAGGAACTTTTAGAAAAATTAAGTAATGGAAGTAGCGTATCAGGATTTGAACATAAGGTAAATGATTTAATTATTTCTGCGTTTAATAACCATGCCGACCATATAACAACAGATAAATTAGGTAATATTATAATGTTAAAAAAAGGTGTAAATAATCATGATCCAATTAAAATAATGATCTCAGCTCATATGGATGAAATCGGATTAATGGTAAAGTATATTGAAGATAATGGATTTATTAGATTCACTAATATTGGAGGTATAGACCCTAGAACTATATTAGGGCAAGAGGTAGTAGTACATGGTAAAGAAGATTTATTTGGAATAATTGGCTCAAAACCACCACATCTACAAGAACCATCTGAAATCGATAGAGCAATTAAGATGGAGGATATGATTATTGATATAGGTTTTCCTAAAGAAAAGGTTTTAGAACTTGTTAACATTGGAGATCCAATTACAATAAAAAGGGAATTTAAAACCTTGCAAGGAGATAGGGTCATGGGTAAATCCCTAGACGACAAAGCAGGAGTAGCAGCTATGTATGAATCAATATTGGAGTTATCAAAATTAAAACATGAAGCAGACGTTTATTTTGTTGCAACTGTACAAGAGGAAGTAGGGATAAGAGGTGCCTTTACTAGTACTTATAAAATAAATCCTGATATTGGCATAGCCATAGATGTAGGATTTGGTTCAACACCTGAACTCCAAAAAGGGTCTACAATCGATATGGGAAAGGGTCCAGGGATTACAATTGGTGGAAATATTCAGCCTGGATTGAGAAATAAGATTATCGAAATAGCAAAAAAATATAATATTCCTTATCAAATAGAGGTAACACCTGGGCCAACTGGTACAGATGGTAGGGCTATGCAAATTACAAGGGAAGGCATACCTACCTTATGTTTATCAATTCCATTAAGGTATATGCATACTTCAGTTGAAATAATAGACATGGAAGATTTAAAAAACACAGCTAAGCTATTAGCATTCTTTATAGCATCTATTACAAGGGATAATTTGGAGGGATTATTATGTTACTAA
- a CDS encoding M42 family metallopeptidase: MLLKRLTEASGVSGNEKEVRDIIINEIKDYVDELKVDKLGNVIIYKKGKENSKKLMITAHMDEVGLMITDIDNEGLLKFTTVGGIDKRILVSKPVSVGNNKILGVIGAKPIHLQKREEWQKALNVDQLYIDIGAKNREEAEKLVSIGDYVSFDSQYIEFGENLVKAKALDNRVGCSLLIELIKATKDVSFYGVFTVMEEIGLIGAGPAAYSIDPDISIILEGTLCYEVPKMDEHLVPTYLNKGPAISIMDRTTIYNREFRTKITKIAEKNNIPYQYRKTSMGGNDSGKIHTTKEGSITATLSVPCRNIHSPTSIMSKTDYKNTFKLLTAILTEYKKGEL; the protein is encoded by the coding sequence ATGTTACTAAAAAGATTAACGGAGGCTTCAGGTGTATCTGGTAATGAGAAAGAAGTTAGAGACATTATAATCAATGAAATTAAAGATTATGTAGATGAGTTAAAGGTAGATAAATTAGGAAATGTAATCATTTATAAAAAAGGCAAAGAAAACTCAAAAAAGCTAATGATAACAGCCCATATGGATGAAGTTGGATTAATGATTACAGATATAGATAATGAAGGGCTATTAAAGTTTACGACAGTAGGTGGTATTGACAAGAGGATACTAGTTTCAAAACCAGTATCAGTTGGTAATAATAAAATATTAGGAGTTATAGGAGCAAAGCCAATCCATTTACAGAAAAGAGAAGAATGGCAAAAAGCTCTAAACGTAGATCAGTTATATATTGATATTGGTGCAAAAAACAGAGAAGAGGCTGAAAAGTTAGTAAGTATTGGAGATTATGTATCTTTTGATAGTCAATATATCGAGTTTGGTGAAAATTTAGTAAAAGCAAAGGCTTTAGATAATCGCGTAGGATGTAGTCTTTTAATTGAATTAATAAAAGCCACAAAGGATGTTAGCTTTTATGGGGTATTTACTGTAATGGAAGAAATTGGACTAATAGGTGCAGGCCCTGCTGCCTATTCAATAGACCCAGATATTAGCATAATACTAGAAGGTACATTGTGCTATGAAGTACCTAAAATGGATGAACATTTAGTGCCTACCTATTTAAACAAAGGTCCTGCTATTTCTATTATGGATAGGACTACCATTTACAACAGAGAATTTCGTACCAAAATAACAAAGATTGCTGAAAAAAATAACATACCATACCAATATAGAAAAACGTCAATGGGTGGAAATGATTCTGGTAAGATTCATACTACTAAAGAAGGTTCTATTACTGCAACTTTATCTGTACCATGCAGGAATATACATTCACCCACTTCCATTATGAGCAAAACCGATTATAAAAATACCTTTAAATTATTAACAGCTATTTTAACTGAATATAAAAAGGGGGAACTGTAA